In the genome of Mugil cephalus isolate CIBA_MC_2020 chromosome 21, CIBA_Mcephalus_1.1, whole genome shotgun sequence, one region contains:
- the cep170bb gene encoding centrosomal protein of 170 kDa protein B isoform X3 translates to MTQRLPLVRQEEADGERCRNRISSDHQHRPAPRDVSHAIPDTQRISPGTSSQRAAEERRQHLERSRPLKMSVTSWFLVSSSGTRHRLPREMIFVGREDCELMLQSRSVDKQHAVINYNTTTDQHLVKDLGSLNGTFVNDLRIPDQTYMTLKLSDVIRFGYDPHVYVLERSQHKVPEEALKHEKYSSQLQMSLKASEEKNEVEERHREKTARDKILTQEAPLSRPTPLYGQPSWWGEEDYGSKVQSSDEAPADVQRDGSSVDPDFSGSEPKTAFSSYHREPSYFEIPTKDFQPPKTMGAELHEIPTKDTDTPQAPPTPTPPVIQSHASFTIEFDDCMPGKIKIKDHVTKFSTRQRKQAPPTKTAITPAEMMSAESKVADWLVHSDVSMMRRRPLCEDAYSTKSDLAMNAKTLKGHHHEDGTQSDSEDPVLKGRSKSHHSIQSEQSEVSQQTVQSGPSVHRELPVPPQNLHQSLQFSPPRLPPVSPEAPERPLSQSPPKVPSPPIETPKQGPPEHLTQQAFIIEFFDDNPRKKRSQSFTHNTAHSDSYSTLKAKLERRKGGERPASVHGHIPPTQQVTVPLKGHSGPQRSSSLKREKTEGEVASSNSSSRSSSGIIIRPFGSVGKKSKLAQEFAAEFLRDSGHKDSSPTRDTSPPPMSAPPVMVSPPQAKIPSPEPPAPSSMSYPSSPLQPLAKSSIPPSGPGSKASPVHLSGPPMSPMLPLGVRVGDPRSSQKIMRAEEDDSLSDAGTYTIETESQDKEVEEARNMIDQVFGVLDSPEYSGVNTGVYRPVINDGKDEQANLASDGSTVDPLHGFIPAAISGPPTVPMQVPAAGQEGPKWVSRWASLADSYAEPGSTPPQGECLEDLHFMNLSMGSYDNSESESSHSSRTRRMLPQVPPEKLDSVTPSILIRHESYQGYETLDRVSGPPHPQDSTQRLSVQDDVDPDSLSDASRSDDAPVLEKTMKNQARTGSTSPGAAPFKCQDKASSSTKSTSFYIGSENYPGRSDQARSPVQSERKRDPPAKTPPTTVLIQHLSGHESKRMGVKPNSSAPNLQTQDKDCVPTKDGVMSSFVRQESFTKDRPSDTVQMKKLPHISSHPSIRELEQRRDNIQETQSFLQEETLSSLDTRFPSSGSGRSSKKGGSSSHMDDSLSGESDVDTASTVSQVSSKNVPVGSTSKKRSTISSLQKEKSSSSPSIQDKGRQLSARERLSEKRRNQVVVNSSSKAEATKRFQMRRSAGNRGSLDLSEGQPGSGPHWTESASSDHEVSRPVNRSKKLITPLQKEDNGKMPKTAAQQVLTRSNSLSAPRPTRASMLRRARLGEASDNEGAETDRASQNSDHVTAQPKGSAEGKKLSRLDILAMPRKRTGSFTTPSDNETSSTSRSGVSNRNSESTVATRKTSVGDTRQVVSKGGGASGKQPLTRTRSSGAKYSSGSRRRQKGSDFSSSSEEEYEAGSKTKRPPHSSTAVQTPRNNRTAAVRSKSVSLEIEDDDDQNDVDPYQNWSTHSAEIAKLSQDLAKDLAILAKEIHDVAGDGDSPSIGVTATSPSSLPNTPASTISAREEVILDNLMLNPVSQLSQAIRENTEQLAEKMKVLFQNKAEVWEEIEAKINAENEVPILKTSNKEITSILKELRRVQRQLEVINTIVEPGGGLQAAGVEASSLGPTRPSSREKKPSTKTRGSASNANDTNKRPPRGPDGGHYMV, encoded by the exons TCTCGTAGTGTGGACAAACAACACGCTGTcatcaactacaacacaacaacagaccaacacctggtgaaagaCCTGGGCAGCCTCAACGGG acGTTTGTCAACGACCTGAGGATTCCTGACCAGACCTACATGACGCTGAAGCTGTCGGACGTCATCCGCTTCGGATACG ATCCTCATGTCTACGTTCTGGAGAGAAGTCAACACAAAGTCCCCGAGGAGGCTCTGaag caTGAGAAATACAGCAGTCAGCTGCAGATGAGTCTAAAAGCTTCAGAAGAAAAGAACGAAGTAGAAGAacgacacagagagaaaacagccaGAGACAAGATCCTGACACAAG AGGCTCCACTGAGTCGACCCACTCCTCTGTATGGGCAGCCATCTTGGTGGGGAGAGGAGGATTATGGGAGTAAAGTCCAAAGCAGCGATGAGGCGCCTGCAG ATGTTCAGAGAGACGGCTCCTCGGTGGATCCAGACTTCTCCGGATCAGAACCGAAGACGGCCTTCTCTTCATACCACCGTGAACCCAGCTACTTTGAGATCCCCACCAAGGACTTCCAGCCACCCAAGACCATGGGGGCGGAGCTCCACGAGATCCCCACCAAGGATACGGACACACCCCAGGCACCGcccaccccaaccccacccGTCATCCAGAGCCACGCCTCTTTCACCATCGAGTTTGATGACTGCATGCCTGGCAAGATCAAGATCAAAGACCACGTCACCAAGTTCTCCACCCGCCAGAGGaagcaggctccgcccaccaaGACCGCCATCACACCTGCAGAGATGATGTCAGCAGAGAGCAAGGTTGCTGATTGGTTGGTCCACAGTGATGTCAGCATGATGAGGAGGCGCCCGCTGTGTGAAGATGCCTACAGCACCAAGAGTGACCTCGCCATGAACGCCAAGACCCTCAAAG GTCACCATCATGAGGATGGAACCCAGAGTGACTCTGAGGACCCGGTTCTCAAAGGAAGAAGTAAATCCCACCACTCCATCCAATCAGAGCAGTCTGAGGTGTCGCAGCAGACCGTCCAATCAGGTCCATCCGTCCACCGCGAGCTTCCGGTTCCACCACAGAATCTCCACCAATCGCTTCAGTTCTCTCCACCCAGACTCCCCCCAGTCTCCCCTGAGGCCCCCGAGCGGCCCCTGTCCCAAAGCCCTCCTAAGGTTCCTTCTCCCCCCATAGAGACACCCAAACAAGGGCCCCCCGAGCACCTCACCCAACAGGCCTTCATCATTGAGTTCTTTGATGACAACCCACGCAAGAAGCGTTCGCAGTCGTTCACACACAACACTGCCCACTCCGACTCTTACTCCACCCTTAAGGCCAAGCTGGAGCGCCGGAAAGGTGGCGAGAGGCCGGCATCGGTGCATGGCCACATCCCTCCCACCCAGCAGGTCACGGTCCCTCTGAAAGGACACAGCGGCCCCCAGAGGTCGAGCTCCCTAAAAAGGGAGAAGACTGAGGGGGAAGTGGCTTCGTCAAATTCCTCGTCTCGCTCCTCCTCAGGCATTATCATCAGACCGTTTGGAAGCGTTGGAAAGAAGTCCAAGCTCGCCCAGGAGTTTGCTGCTGAGTTCTTGAGGGATTCAGGACATAAGGACTCCTCCCCCACTAGAGACACTTCCCCTCCACCGATGTCTGCGCCCCCAGTGATGGTATCACCTCCTCAAGCCAAGATTCCCTCCCCAGAACCTCCAGCACCTTCTTCCATGTCCTATCCCTCCTCCCCTTTACAGCCTCTAGCAAAGTCATCCATCCCACCCAGTGGCCCAGGTTCAAAGGCCTCTCCGGTTCATTTATCTGGACCTCCAATGTCACCCATGTTACCCCTGGGCGTCCGTGTAGGAGACCCCAGAAGTTCTCAGAAGATTATGAGAGCCGAGGAGGATGACAGTCTGAGCGACGCAGGGACGTACACCATCGAGACGGAGTCGCAGGACAAAGAGGTGGAAGAAGCTCGCAACATGATCGATCAG GTGTTTGGTGTCCTCGACTCTCCAGAGTACAgtggtgtgaacacaggagTGTATAGACCTGTAATAAATGATGGCAAGGATGAGCAAGCTAACCTGGCTAGCGATGGTAGCACTGTGGACCCGTTGCATGGCTTTATTCCAGCTGCTATAAGTGGCCCCCCAACCGTCCCCATGCAG GTTCCTGCTGCAGGTCAGGAAGGACCTAAGTGGGTTTCCCGCTGGGCCAGTCTGGCAGACAGCTATGCCGAGCCCGGCTCCACCCCACCTCAGGGGGAATGTCTCGAAG ATTTGCACTTCATGAACCTGTCGATGGGAAGTTATGACAACTCAGAGTCAGAGTCCAGCCACAGCTCCAGGACCAGAAGGATGCTGCCTCAGGTGCCTCCAGAAAAGCTGGATAGTGTCACACCAAGTATCTTGATTCGCCATGAATCCTACCAAGGTTATGAAACTCTGGACCGAGTCTCTGGTCCCCCTCATCCACAGGACTCCACCCAGCGCCTGTCTGTTCAGGACGACGTGGACCCAGACAGCCTGAGCGATGCCAGCCGCTCCGATGATGCTCCTGTTCTGGAAAAGACAATGAAGAACCAGGCCAGGACCGGGTCGACATCTCCAGGTGCCGCTCCATTTAAATGTCAGGACAAAGCGTCCTCATCCACCAAATCCACCTCCTTCTACATTGGTTCTGAAAACTATCCAGGCAGATCTGACCAGGCCCGCAGCCCAGTACAGTCTGAGAGGAAGCGGGACCCCCCGGCAAAGACTCCCCCTACCACCGTACTGATCCAACATCTGAGTGGACATGAGTCGAAGAGGATGGGTGTCAAACCTAACAGCTCTGCTCCAAACCTGCAAACACAGGACAAAGATTGTGTCCCCACTAAAGACGGCGTAATGTCGTCCTTTGTCCGGCAGGAGAGCTTCACTAAGGACCGGCCCAGCGACACTGTCCAGATGAAGAAGCTTCCCCACATTTCCAGCCACCCGTCCATCAGAGAACTGGAGCAGAGGAGGGACAACATTCAGGAGACTCAGTCCTTCCTACAGGAGGAAACACTGTCGTCTCTGGACACCAGGTTCCCCTCGTCTGGTTCTGGTCGCAGCTCGAAGAAGGGGGGATCCTCCAGCCACATGGATGACTCTCTTTCTGGAGAGTCAGATGTGGACACAGCGAGCACCGTGAGTCAGGTGAGTAGCAAGAACGTTCCTGTCGGCTCAACATCTAAAAAGCGTTCGACGATTAGCAGCCTTCAGAAGGAGAAGTCGTCCTCCAGCCCGTCCATCCAGGACAAGGGAAGGCAGCTCAGCGCTCGAGAGCGACTCTCTGAGAAACGCAGGAATCAGGTGGTGGTCAATTCTTCCAGCAAAGCGGAGGCAACAAAACGCTTCCAGATGCGCCGCAGTGCAGGAAACCGTGGCTCTCTGGATCTGTCTGAGGGCCAGCCGGGTTCTGGTCCACACTGGACTGAATCCGCATCCTCTGATCATGAAGTATCTCGTCCAGTCAACCGCAGCAAGAAGCTCATTACCCCCCTGCAGAAAGAAGACAACGGGAAGATGCCCAAGACAGCAGCTCAACAGGTCCTGACCCGTTCCAACAGCCTGTCGGCGCCACGGCCGACCAGAGCATCCATGCTCCGGAGAGCGCGTCTGGGTGAGGCCTCAGATAATGAAGGAGCTGAGACCGACCGGGCCTCCCAGAACTCTGACCATGTCACTGCCCAGCCCAAAGGGTCCGCTGAGGGCAAGAAGCTGTCCAGGCTAGACATCCTGGCGATGCCTAGGAAGAGGACAGGCTCCTTCACGACGCCAAGCGACAACGAGACGTCTTCCACAAGCCGCTCTGGTGTCTCCAATCGGAATTCAGAGAGCACGGTCGCCACCAGGAAGACGTCAGTGGGCGACACCCGCCAGGTGGTGAGCAAAGGGGGCGGAGCTTCAGGGAAGCAGCCTCTGACCCGAACCCGGTCCAGTGGAGCCAAATACTCGTCAG GTTCCCGTCGCAGACAGAAAGGTTCAGACTTCTCCTCAAGCTCTGAAGAGGAATACGAAGCCGGCTCTAAAACCAAACGTCCGCCCCACTCGTCCACTGCCGTCCAGACACCACGCAACAACCGGACTGCCGCCGTGCGGTCCAAATCCGTCTCTCTGGAGATTGAAGATGATGACGACCAGAACGATGTGGACCCCTACCAGAACTGGTCCACGCACAGCGCTGAGATCGCCAA GCTCAGTCAGGACCTGGCGAAAGACCTCGCCATCCTGGCTAAAGAAATCCACGATGTGGCCGGGGACGGGGACTCGCCCAGCATTGGTGTCACCGCCACCTCTCCCAGCTCGCTGCCCAACACACCGGCCTCCACCATCTCTGCCAGGGAGGAG GTGATTCTGGACAATCTGATGCTGAATCCAGTGTCTCAACTGTCTCAGGCCATCAGGGAGAACACGGAGCAGCTGGCTGAGAAGATGAA GGTTTTGTTCCAGAACAAGGCGGAGGTCTGGGAGGAGATTGAAGCAAAGATCAACGCTGAGAACGAAGTGCCCATCCTGAAAACCTCCAACAAG GAAATCACGTCCATCCTGAAGGAGCTGAGGAGAGTCCAGAGGCAGCTGGAAG TCATAAACACCATCGTGGAGCCTGGTGGAGGTCTTCAGGCTGCAGGAGTTGAGGCGTCGTCTCTGGGTCCGACCCGCCCGTCCTCCAGGGAAAAGAAACCTTCCACCAAAACCCGTGGCTCCGCCTCCAACGCCAATGACACCAACAAACGTCCTCCTCGTGGACCCGATGGGGGCCACTACATGGTCTGA
- the cep170bb gene encoding centrosomal protein of 170 kDa protein B isoform X1: MTQRLPLVRQEEADGERCRNRISSDHQHRPAPRDVSHAIPDTQRISPGTSSQRAAEERRQHLERSRPLKMSVTSWFLVSSSGTRHRLPREMIFVGREDCELMLQSRSVDKQHAVINYNTTTDQHLVKDLGSLNGTFVNDLRIPDQTYMTLKLSDVIRFGYDPHVYVLERSQHKVPEEALKHEKYSSQLQMSLKASEEKNEVEERHREKTARDKILTQEAPLSRPTPLYGQPSWWGEEDYGSKVQSSDEAPADVQRDGSSVDPDFSGSEPKTAFSSYHREPSYFEIPTKDFQPPKTMGAELHEIPTKDTDTPQAPPTPTPPVIQSHASFTIEFDDCMPGKIKIKDHVTKFSTRQRKQAPPTKTAITPAEMMSAESKVADWLVHSDVSMMRRRPLCEDAYSTKSDLAMNAKTLKGHHHEDGTQSDSEDPVLKGRSKSHHSIQSEQSEVSQQTVQSGPSVHRELPVPPQNLHQSLQFSPPRLPPVSPEAPERPLSQSPPKVPSPPIETPKQGPPEHLTQQAFIIEFFDDNPRKKRSQSFTHNTAHSDSYSTLKAKLERRKGGERPASVHGHIPPTQQVTVPLKGHSGPQRSSSLKREKTEGEVASSNSSSRSSSGIIIRPFGSVGKKSKLAQEFAAEFLRDSGHKDSSPTRDTSPPPMSAPPVMVSPPQAKIPSPEPPAPSSMSYPSSPLQPLAKSSIPPSGPGSKASPVHLSGPPMSPMLPLGVRVGDPRSSQKIMRAEEDDSLSDAGTYTIETESQDKEVEEARNMIDQVFGVLDSPEYSGVNTGVYRPVINDGKDEQANLASDGSTVDPLHGFIPAAISGPPTVPMQVPAAGQEGPKWVSRWASLADSYAEPGSTPPQGECLEDLHFMNLSMGSYDNSESESSHSSRTRRMLPQVPPEKLDSVTPSILIRHESYQGYETLDRVSGPPHPQDSTQRLSVQDDVDPDSLSDASRSDDAPVLEKTMKNQARTGSTSPGAAPFKCQDKASSSTKSTSFYIGSENYPGRSDQARSPVQSERKRDPPAKTPPTTVLIQHLSGHESKRMGVKPNSSAPNLQTQDKDCVPTKDGVMSSFVRQESFTKDRPSDTVQMKKLPHISSHPSIRELEQRRDNIQETQSFLQEETLSSLDTRFPSSGSGRSSKKGGSSSHMDDSLSGESDVDTASTVSQVSSKNVPVGSTSKKRSTISSLQKEKSSSSPSIQDKGRQLSARERLSEKRRNQVVVNSSSKAEATKRFQMRRSAGNRGSLDLSEGQPGSGPHWTESASSDHEVSRPVNRSKKLITPLQKEDNGKMPKTAAQQVLTRSNSLSAPRPTRASMLRRARLGEASDNEGAETDRASQNSDHVTAQPKGSAEGKKLSRLDILAMPRKRTGSFTTPSDNETSSTSRSGVSNRNSESTVATRKTSVGDTRQVVSKGGGASGKQPLTRTRSSGAKYSSGSRRRQKGSDFSSSSEEEYEAGSKTKRPPHSSTAVQTPRNNRTAAVRSKSVSLEIEDDDDQNDVDPYQNWSTHSAEIAKLSQDLAKDLAILAKEIHDVAGDGDSPSIGVTATSPSSLPNTPASTISAREELVHRIPEASLNYQKVPPGSAAVLDLDANMNEPEPGSKQRRPWNREEVILDNLMLNPVSQLSQAIRENTEQLAEKMKVLFQNKAEVWEEIEAKINAENEVPILKTSNKEITSILKELRRVQRQLEVINTIVEPGGGLQAAGVEASSLGPTRPSSREKKPSTKTRGSASNANDTNKRPPRGPDGGHYMV, translated from the exons TCTCGTAGTGTGGACAAACAACACGCTGTcatcaactacaacacaacaacagaccaacacctggtgaaagaCCTGGGCAGCCTCAACGGG acGTTTGTCAACGACCTGAGGATTCCTGACCAGACCTACATGACGCTGAAGCTGTCGGACGTCATCCGCTTCGGATACG ATCCTCATGTCTACGTTCTGGAGAGAAGTCAACACAAAGTCCCCGAGGAGGCTCTGaag caTGAGAAATACAGCAGTCAGCTGCAGATGAGTCTAAAAGCTTCAGAAGAAAAGAACGAAGTAGAAGAacgacacagagagaaaacagccaGAGACAAGATCCTGACACAAG AGGCTCCACTGAGTCGACCCACTCCTCTGTATGGGCAGCCATCTTGGTGGGGAGAGGAGGATTATGGGAGTAAAGTCCAAAGCAGCGATGAGGCGCCTGCAG ATGTTCAGAGAGACGGCTCCTCGGTGGATCCAGACTTCTCCGGATCAGAACCGAAGACGGCCTTCTCTTCATACCACCGTGAACCCAGCTACTTTGAGATCCCCACCAAGGACTTCCAGCCACCCAAGACCATGGGGGCGGAGCTCCACGAGATCCCCACCAAGGATACGGACACACCCCAGGCACCGcccaccccaaccccacccGTCATCCAGAGCCACGCCTCTTTCACCATCGAGTTTGATGACTGCATGCCTGGCAAGATCAAGATCAAAGACCACGTCACCAAGTTCTCCACCCGCCAGAGGaagcaggctccgcccaccaaGACCGCCATCACACCTGCAGAGATGATGTCAGCAGAGAGCAAGGTTGCTGATTGGTTGGTCCACAGTGATGTCAGCATGATGAGGAGGCGCCCGCTGTGTGAAGATGCCTACAGCACCAAGAGTGACCTCGCCATGAACGCCAAGACCCTCAAAG GTCACCATCATGAGGATGGAACCCAGAGTGACTCTGAGGACCCGGTTCTCAAAGGAAGAAGTAAATCCCACCACTCCATCCAATCAGAGCAGTCTGAGGTGTCGCAGCAGACCGTCCAATCAGGTCCATCCGTCCACCGCGAGCTTCCGGTTCCACCACAGAATCTCCACCAATCGCTTCAGTTCTCTCCACCCAGACTCCCCCCAGTCTCCCCTGAGGCCCCCGAGCGGCCCCTGTCCCAAAGCCCTCCTAAGGTTCCTTCTCCCCCCATAGAGACACCCAAACAAGGGCCCCCCGAGCACCTCACCCAACAGGCCTTCATCATTGAGTTCTTTGATGACAACCCACGCAAGAAGCGTTCGCAGTCGTTCACACACAACACTGCCCACTCCGACTCTTACTCCACCCTTAAGGCCAAGCTGGAGCGCCGGAAAGGTGGCGAGAGGCCGGCATCGGTGCATGGCCACATCCCTCCCACCCAGCAGGTCACGGTCCCTCTGAAAGGACACAGCGGCCCCCAGAGGTCGAGCTCCCTAAAAAGGGAGAAGACTGAGGGGGAAGTGGCTTCGTCAAATTCCTCGTCTCGCTCCTCCTCAGGCATTATCATCAGACCGTTTGGAAGCGTTGGAAAGAAGTCCAAGCTCGCCCAGGAGTTTGCTGCTGAGTTCTTGAGGGATTCAGGACATAAGGACTCCTCCCCCACTAGAGACACTTCCCCTCCACCGATGTCTGCGCCCCCAGTGATGGTATCACCTCCTCAAGCCAAGATTCCCTCCCCAGAACCTCCAGCACCTTCTTCCATGTCCTATCCCTCCTCCCCTTTACAGCCTCTAGCAAAGTCATCCATCCCACCCAGTGGCCCAGGTTCAAAGGCCTCTCCGGTTCATTTATCTGGACCTCCAATGTCACCCATGTTACCCCTGGGCGTCCGTGTAGGAGACCCCAGAAGTTCTCAGAAGATTATGAGAGCCGAGGAGGATGACAGTCTGAGCGACGCAGGGACGTACACCATCGAGACGGAGTCGCAGGACAAAGAGGTGGAAGAAGCTCGCAACATGATCGATCAG GTGTTTGGTGTCCTCGACTCTCCAGAGTACAgtggtgtgaacacaggagTGTATAGACCTGTAATAAATGATGGCAAGGATGAGCAAGCTAACCTGGCTAGCGATGGTAGCACTGTGGACCCGTTGCATGGCTTTATTCCAGCTGCTATAAGTGGCCCCCCAACCGTCCCCATGCAG GTTCCTGCTGCAGGTCAGGAAGGACCTAAGTGGGTTTCCCGCTGGGCCAGTCTGGCAGACAGCTATGCCGAGCCCGGCTCCACCCCACCTCAGGGGGAATGTCTCGAAG ATTTGCACTTCATGAACCTGTCGATGGGAAGTTATGACAACTCAGAGTCAGAGTCCAGCCACAGCTCCAGGACCAGAAGGATGCTGCCTCAGGTGCCTCCAGAAAAGCTGGATAGTGTCACACCAAGTATCTTGATTCGCCATGAATCCTACCAAGGTTATGAAACTCTGGACCGAGTCTCTGGTCCCCCTCATCCACAGGACTCCACCCAGCGCCTGTCTGTTCAGGACGACGTGGACCCAGACAGCCTGAGCGATGCCAGCCGCTCCGATGATGCTCCTGTTCTGGAAAAGACAATGAAGAACCAGGCCAGGACCGGGTCGACATCTCCAGGTGCCGCTCCATTTAAATGTCAGGACAAAGCGTCCTCATCCACCAAATCCACCTCCTTCTACATTGGTTCTGAAAACTATCCAGGCAGATCTGACCAGGCCCGCAGCCCAGTACAGTCTGAGAGGAAGCGGGACCCCCCGGCAAAGACTCCCCCTACCACCGTACTGATCCAACATCTGAGTGGACATGAGTCGAAGAGGATGGGTGTCAAACCTAACAGCTCTGCTCCAAACCTGCAAACACAGGACAAAGATTGTGTCCCCACTAAAGACGGCGTAATGTCGTCCTTTGTCCGGCAGGAGAGCTTCACTAAGGACCGGCCCAGCGACACTGTCCAGATGAAGAAGCTTCCCCACATTTCCAGCCACCCGTCCATCAGAGAACTGGAGCAGAGGAGGGACAACATTCAGGAGACTCAGTCCTTCCTACAGGAGGAAACACTGTCGTCTCTGGACACCAGGTTCCCCTCGTCTGGTTCTGGTCGCAGCTCGAAGAAGGGGGGATCCTCCAGCCACATGGATGACTCTCTTTCTGGAGAGTCAGATGTGGACACAGCGAGCACCGTGAGTCAGGTGAGTAGCAAGAACGTTCCTGTCGGCTCAACATCTAAAAAGCGTTCGACGATTAGCAGCCTTCAGAAGGAGAAGTCGTCCTCCAGCCCGTCCATCCAGGACAAGGGAAGGCAGCTCAGCGCTCGAGAGCGACTCTCTGAGAAACGCAGGAATCAGGTGGTGGTCAATTCTTCCAGCAAAGCGGAGGCAACAAAACGCTTCCAGATGCGCCGCAGTGCAGGAAACCGTGGCTCTCTGGATCTGTCTGAGGGCCAGCCGGGTTCTGGTCCACACTGGACTGAATCCGCATCCTCTGATCATGAAGTATCTCGTCCAGTCAACCGCAGCAAGAAGCTCATTACCCCCCTGCAGAAAGAAGACAACGGGAAGATGCCCAAGACAGCAGCTCAACAGGTCCTGACCCGTTCCAACAGCCTGTCGGCGCCACGGCCGACCAGAGCATCCATGCTCCGGAGAGCGCGTCTGGGTGAGGCCTCAGATAATGAAGGAGCTGAGACCGACCGGGCCTCCCAGAACTCTGACCATGTCACTGCCCAGCCCAAAGGGTCCGCTGAGGGCAAGAAGCTGTCCAGGCTAGACATCCTGGCGATGCCTAGGAAGAGGACAGGCTCCTTCACGACGCCAAGCGACAACGAGACGTCTTCCACAAGCCGCTCTGGTGTCTCCAATCGGAATTCAGAGAGCACGGTCGCCACCAGGAAGACGTCAGTGGGCGACACCCGCCAGGTGGTGAGCAAAGGGGGCGGAGCTTCAGGGAAGCAGCCTCTGACCCGAACCCGGTCCAGTGGAGCCAAATACTCGTCAG GTTCCCGTCGCAGACAGAAAGGTTCAGACTTCTCCTCAAGCTCTGAAGAGGAATACGAAGCCGGCTCTAAAACCAAACGTCCGCCCCACTCGTCCACTGCCGTCCAGACACCACGCAACAACCGGACTGCCGCCGTGCGGTCCAAATCCGTCTCTCTGGAGATTGAAGATGATGACGACCAGAACGATGTGGACCCCTACCAGAACTGGTCCACGCACAGCGCTGAGATCGCCAA GCTCAGTCAGGACCTGGCGAAAGACCTCGCCATCCTGGCTAAAGAAATCCACGATGTGGCCGGGGACGGGGACTCGCCCAGCATTGGTGTCACCGCCACCTCTCCCAGCTCGCTGCCCAACACACCGGCCTCCACCATCTCTGCCAGGGAGGAG CTGGTCCATCGTATCCCTGAGGCCAGTTTAAACTACCAGAAGGTTCCTCCAGGTTCTGCTGCCGTCTTGGACCTGGATGCAAATATGAACGAGCCTGAACCCGGTTCTAAACAACGACGTCCGTGGAACCGCGAAGAG GTGATTCTGGACAATCTGATGCTGAATCCAGTGTCTCAACTGTCTCAGGCCATCAGGGAGAACACGGAGCAGCTGGCTGAGAAGATGAA GGTTTTGTTCCAGAACAAGGCGGAGGTCTGGGAGGAGATTGAAGCAAAGATCAACGCTGAGAACGAAGTGCCCATCCTGAAAACCTCCAACAAG GAAATCACGTCCATCCTGAAGGAGCTGAGGAGAGTCCAGAGGCAGCTGGAAG TCATAAACACCATCGTGGAGCCTGGTGGAGGTCTTCAGGCTGCAGGAGTTGAGGCGTCGTCTCTGGGTCCGACCCGCCCGTCCTCCAGGGAAAAGAAACCTTCCACCAAAACCCGTGGCTCCGCCTCCAACGCCAATGACACCAACAAACGTCCTCCTCGTGGACCCGATGGGGGCCACTACATGGTCTGA